One Rossellomorea aquimaris DNA window includes the following coding sequences:
- the rpsL gene encoding 30S ribosomal protein S12 translates to MPTINQLVRKPRQSKSTKSKSPALNKGYNSFKKVHTNLSSPQKRGVCTRVGTMTPKKPNSALRKYARVRLTNGIEVTAYIPGIGHNLQEHSVVLIRGGRVKDLPGVRYHIVRGALDTAGVEGRMQGRSKYGTKRPKAAKK, encoded by the coding sequence ATGCCAACTATTAACCAATTAGTTCGCAAGCCTCGTCAGTCTAAATCAACTAAATCAAAGTCACCTGCACTTAACAAAGGTTATAACAGCTTTAAGAAAGTGCACACGAACTTGTCTTCTCCACAAAAACGTGGTGTATGTACTCGTGTTGGTACAATGACTCCAAAGAAACCGAACTCGGCGCTACGTAAATATGCTCGTGTTCGTTTAACAAATGGAATCGAGGTTACTGCTTACATTCCTGGTATCGGACATAACCTTCAAGAGCACAGTGTTGTTCTTATCCGCGGAGGACGTGTAAAGGATTTACCGGGAGTACGTTATCACATCGTACGTGGTGCGCTTGATACAGCTGGAGTTGAAGGCCGTATGCAAGGACGTTCTAAATACGGAACTAAGCGCCCTAAAGCAGCTAAAAAATAA
- a CDS encoding 50S ribosomal protein L7ae-like protein yields the protein MSYEKVAQAKEIIVGTKQAVKALKTGHVLEVVIAEDADPKVTAKVVQAAIDLKVPVNNVDSMKKLGKSCGIDVGAAAVAIIQ from the coding sequence ATGTCTTATGAAAAAGTAGCGCAGGCTAAAGAAATTATTGTAGGAACAAAGCAAGCAGTGAAAGCTCTAAAAACAGGTCATGTACTAGAAGTTGTTATTGCGGAAGATGCTGATCCCAAAGTTACAGCGAAAGTAGTTCAGGCCGCTATCGATCTTAAAGTACCGGTTAACAATGTGGATTCTATGAAGAAACTTGGTAAATCGTGCGGAATAGATGTTGGAGCAGCAGCTGTTGCGATTATACAGTAA